One Pullulanibacillus sp. KACC 23026 DNA segment encodes these proteins:
- a CDS encoding BrxA/BrxB family bacilliredoxin produces MSMDFNIFMNDVVNTARREISQSGYKELRSPEEVDEALNKKGTALVMVNSVCGCAGGIARPAAAYAANCFNKPDQLLTVFAGQDKEATARAREYFEGYPPSSPSFALLKDGKIVTMLERHDIEGFQPHEVASRLEQILDENCATAN; encoded by the coding sequence ATGAGCATGGATTTTAATATTTTCATGAATGATGTCGTCAATACCGCTCGTCGTGAAATTTCGCAATCTGGTTATAAAGAGCTTCGGAGCCCTGAAGAAGTGGATGAAGCCTTGAATAAAAAGGGTACAGCTCTAGTCATGGTAAACTCCGTTTGTGGCTGTGCAGGCGGTATCGCACGTCCAGCTGCGGCTTATGCGGCTAATTGCTTCAATAAACCGGATCAATTGTTAACGGTTTTTGCCGGACAGGATAAAGAAGCAACCGCTCGGGCTCGTGAGTATTTCGAAGGATACCCACCATCCTCCCCTTCTTTTGCTTTACTTAAAGACGGGAAAATTGTTACCATGCTAGAAAGACATGACATTGAGGGCTTCCAACCTCATGAAGTCGCAAGTCGTCTTGAGCAAATTCTCGACGAAAATTGTGCGACTGCTAATTAA